In Macadamia integrifolia cultivar HAES 741 chromosome 1, SCU_Mint_v3, whole genome shotgun sequence, a single window of DNA contains:
- the LOC122076493 gene encoding protein TIFY 10A-like: MSISSERSSETVTLLRRKMVRPPVEKSNFSQTCSLLSHYLKEKKGSFGDLLTMGGSAVSSNLQQPKEKPETICHQTLTTMNLLPNLELSSEASSLSEGKVSANQNIQSMDLFPQHASFAHHHTSSSIPEEVPKTSNYGLAATSQMTIFYDGKVLVLNDFPAEKAREVMLLASNGISQKLNRTASSTSSINDQLNHQTTFATTPSSNQECFQLTPRPNVADLPIARKASLHRFLEKRKDRISAKAPYPVVNNSLAAKSSKQKEADHSKMWQGLMASDALISKHLELQL; the protein is encoded by the exons ATGTCTATCTCTTCCGAACGTTCATCAGAAACGGTAACACTTCTTCGCCGGAAGATGGTCAGACCTCCGGTTGAGAAATCCAACTTCTCACAGACTTGTAGTCTGTTGAGCCATTAtttgaaggagaagaaagggagTTTTGGAGATCTCTTGACCATGGGAGGCTCAGCTGTTTCTTCCAATCTCCAACAACCcaaag AGAAACCAGAGACGATTTGTCATCAAACATTGACGACGATGAATCTGTTACCGAACCTGGAATTATCATCTGAAGCATCGAGCCTCTCTGAGGGAAAAGTGTCTGCAAATCAGAACATCCAATCCATGGATCTGTTCCCTCAACATGCTAGTTTTGCTCATCATCACACCTCTTCTTCGATTCCTGAAGAGGTCCCAAAGACGTCTAATTACGGGTTAGCTGCAACATCCCAGATGACCATTTTCTACGACGGGAAAGTGCTTGTGTTGAACGATTTCCCGGCTGAGAAGGCCAGAGAAGTCATGCTTTTAGCGAGCAATGGAATCTCCCAGAAACTCAATAGAACGGCATCCTCCACTTCCTCCATTAATGATCAGCTCAACCATCAAACTACCTTTGCTACTACTCCCAGTTCCAACCAAGAATGCTTTCAACTTACCCCTCGACCTAATGTTGCAGATCTGCCCATTGCAAGGAAAGCTTCACTCCACCGGTTcttggagaagagaaaagacAGGATCAGTGCGAAAGCACCATACCCTGTCGTAAACAACTCCTTGGCTGCAAAATCTTCGAAGCAGAAGGAGGCTGATCATAGCAAGATGTGGCAGGGATTAATGGCTTCCGATGCTTTAATTTCAAAGC